The following are encoded together in the Candidatus Omnitrophota bacterium genome:
- the aroB gene encoding 3-dehydroquinate synthase translates to MKKIKVNLKDRSYDILVGNKIIPGLPACIRRIIKQTDAIIITNSTIAKRYAGALKKALKGSGFSHILLTVPDSEKAKSIFYLNKLLNKIARYAKDKLPFIIALGGGVVGDVAGFLASIYKRGIPYIQIPTTLLAQIDSSIGGKTALDLTSGKNLVGSFYQPKLVLCDIGLLKSLPQREISSGLAELIKYALIKDVGLFNYLEKNYKNLLKLKPANLLPAVSCCVKIKAQVVSKDEREKRGLRTILNFGHTVGHAIESASNYRYNHGESVALGMLAEARIALSLKLINNDIYDRILKLIRNCRLPTKIRKIKCEKIMQVIYFDKKFVGKLSRFVLPTKIGKVIIKENIKQAVIREAIKDLS, encoded by the coding sequence ATGAAAAAGATTAAGGTTAATCTCAAGGACAGAAGCTACGATATCCTCGTTGGAAATAAGATTATTCCTGGATTGCCTGCCTGTATTAGGAGGATTATCAAGCAGACTGATGCAATCATAATCACAAATTCAACTATTGCCAAGCGTTACGCAGGTGCGCTAAAAAAAGCATTAAAAGGCAGTGGATTTTCTCATATACTTCTTACTGTACCTGACAGCGAAAAGGCAAAATCCATATTCTACCTGAATAAACTTTTAAATAAAATTGCAAGATACGCAAAGGACAAACTGCCTTTTATCATCGCTCTAGGGGGAGGAGTGGTAGGTGATGTTGCGGGATTCCTGGCATCAATTTATAAAAGAGGCATCCCCTATATACAAATTCCTACAACCCTGCTTGCGCAAATTGATTCTAGTATTGGCGGGAAGACTGCCCTAGATTTAACCAGTGGTAAGAATCTCGTTGGTTCATTCTATCAGCCAAAATTGGTATTATGCGACATTGGTCTCCTAAAGAGTCTGCCGCAGCGGGAAATTAGCTCAGGTCTGGCAGAACTAATCAAATATGCCTTGATAAAGGATGTTGGACTTTTTAATTATCTTGAAAAAAACTATAAAAATTTACTAAAGTTAAAGCCCGCAAATTTACTACCGGCTGTTTCTTGTTGCGTTAAAATTAAGGCCCAAGTTGTATCAAAAGATGAAAGGGAAAAAAGAGGACTGCGCACTATTCTTAATTTTGGTCATACTGTAGGGCATGCCATAGAAAGTGCCAGTAATTACAGATACAATCACGGTGAATCAGTAGCCTTAGGAATGCTGGCTGAGGCAAGGATTGCGCTCTCTCTGAAACTGATAAATAATGATATTTATGACAGGATCTTAAAGTTGATAAGGAATTGCCGCCTACCTACTAAAATAAGAAAGATAAAGTGCGAAAAAATAATGCAGGTTATTTATTTTGATAAGAAATTCGTTGGTAAGCTTAGTCGTTTTGTCCTGCCAACTAAAATTGGTAAGGTGATAATTAAAGAGAATATTAAGCAGGCAGTTATAAGAGAGGCCATAAAGGACCTGAGTTAA